In one Angustibacter luteus genomic region, the following are encoded:
- a CDS encoding transcriptional repressor, with protein sequence MTGTTRRATKQREAVESYLSDGATFVSAQQIYAGMREQGSTIGLATVYRALQGLVEDEGVDALRTDDGEVVYRRCRSGSHHHHLVCRECGRTVEVEGPAVEQWADAVAGQHGFRDISHTLELFGTCDHH encoded by the coding sequence ATGACCGGCACGACCCGACGCGCCACCAAGCAGCGCGAGGCGGTGGAGTCGTACCTCTCGGACGGCGCGACCTTCGTCAGCGCGCAGCAGATCTACGCTGGGATGCGCGAGCAGGGCAGCACGATCGGGCTGGCGACCGTCTACCGCGCCCTGCAGGGCCTGGTCGAGGACGAGGGCGTGGACGCCCTGCGCACCGACGACGGCGAGGTCGTCTACCGCCGCTGCCGGTCCGGCTCGCACCACCACCACCTGGTCTGCCGCGAGTGCGGCCGGACCGTCGAGGTCGAAGGGCCGGCCGTCGAGCAGTGGGCCGACGCCGTCGCCGGCCAGCACGGCTTCCGCGACATCAGCCACACCCTCGAGCTGTTCGGCACCTGCGACCACCACTGA
- a CDS encoding metal ABC transporter permease yields the protein MVVLELLQYDFMRRALLAGLLVGLAAPVVGIFLVQRRLALIGDGMGHVALAGVAIGIVSGRAPVWTALLAAVAAAVAIELIRARGRTSGDVALAVMFYGGIAFGVALISRSPEGTPANLNAYLFGAITTTSPRDLVTFAALAAVVLVVTAVLAPRLFAVANDPEYARAVGLPVLGLNMVLAVLTAVTVVVSMRVVGLLLISALMIVPNAIAQLVSRSFRTSLLVAVVVGVLVSLFGISASFYTSTPSGATIVVLAVTVFAVTAVLVGLRERWAGHRHRVAEGQHAHEHGENCGHPAVLHDGHVDYLHGGHLHAPHGGHYDEHDHTHDHTHDHTHDHAPGSQAQEAER from the coding sequence ATGGTGGTCCTCGAGCTGCTGCAGTACGACTTCATGCGCCGGGCCCTGCTGGCCGGGCTGCTCGTCGGCCTGGCCGCGCCGGTCGTCGGGATCTTCCTCGTGCAGCGCCGGCTCGCCCTGATCGGCGACGGCATGGGACACGTCGCCCTGGCCGGGGTCGCGATCGGCATCGTCAGCGGGCGCGCACCGGTCTGGACGGCCCTGCTGGCCGCAGTCGCTGCGGCAGTGGCGATCGAGCTGATCCGGGCGCGCGGACGGACGAGCGGCGACGTGGCCCTGGCGGTGATGTTCTACGGCGGCATCGCGTTCGGCGTCGCGCTGATCTCGCGGTCTCCCGAAGGGACGCCGGCCAATCTGAACGCCTACCTGTTCGGCGCCATCACCACCACCAGTCCTCGCGACCTGGTGACCTTCGCCGCGCTCGCCGCGGTCGTCCTCGTGGTCACCGCGGTGCTCGCGCCGAGGCTGTTCGCCGTGGCCAACGACCCCGAGTACGCCCGGGCGGTCGGACTGCCGGTCCTCGGCCTCAACATGGTGCTCGCGGTCCTGACCGCCGTCACCGTCGTGGTGTCCATGCGGGTCGTCGGCCTGCTGCTGATCAGCGCCCTGATGATCGTGCCGAACGCCATCGCGCAGCTCGTCAGCCGCAGCTTCCGCACCTCGCTCCTGGTCGCCGTGGTCGTCGGCGTGCTGGTCAGCCTGTTCGGGATCAGCGCCAGCTTCTACACCAGCACCCCCTCGGGCGCCACGATCGTCGTCCTCGCGGTGACGGTATTCGCCGTGACGGCCGTCCTCGTCGGGCTGCGCGAGCGCTGGGCCGGGCACCGGCACCGGGTGGCCGAGGGGCAGCACGCGCACGAGCACGGCGAGAACTGCGGCCACCCCGCCGTGCTGCACGACGGGCATGTCGACTACCTGCACGGCGGGCACCTGCACGCCCCGCACGGCGGGCACTACGACGAGCACGACCACACCCACGACCACACCCACGACCACACCCACGACCACGCACCCGGGTCGCAGGCGCAGGAGGCGGAGCGATGA
- a CDS encoding metal ABC transporter ATP-binding protein — MTSPAVVRMRDVTIGYGDRAVVRNADLTVTDGEVVAVLGANGSGKTTLVRGLLGLATVMSGDVELLGHPLRHRRDRAAIGYVPQRHTVGGAIASTVREVVSSGRLPRLGLLGRLGAADRAVVTDAIDAVRLTGFADTNVAELSGGQQRRVLIARALAAEPGVLVMDEPTAGVDQVSQQALADTIRQLATRGVPMIIVTHEVGPLADVLTRAVVVSDGRITYDGPPPTVLPHAAHSADHHHLPDPHAEDARRPSPWIEHPLGGA; from the coding sequence ATGACGAGCCCCGCGGTCGTGCGCATGCGCGACGTGACCATCGGCTACGGCGACCGAGCCGTCGTCCGGAACGCGGACCTGACCGTCACCGACGGCGAGGTCGTCGCGGTGCTCGGCGCGAACGGCTCCGGCAAGACCACCCTGGTGCGCGGGCTGCTCGGGCTCGCCACCGTGATGAGCGGCGACGTCGAGCTGCTCGGTCACCCCCTGCGGCACCGGCGCGACCGCGCCGCCATCGGCTACGTCCCTCAGCGGCACACCGTCGGCGGCGCCATCGCCTCGACCGTGCGCGAGGTCGTCTCCTCCGGCCGGCTGCCCCGGCTCGGGCTGCTCGGCCGGCTCGGTGCGGCCGACCGCGCCGTCGTCACCGACGCCATCGACGCCGTGCGGCTGACCGGTTTCGCCGACACGAACGTCGCCGAGCTCTCCGGTGGCCAGCAGCGCCGCGTCCTCATCGCCCGAGCGCTGGCCGCCGAGCCCGGCGTGCTCGTCATGGACGAACCCACCGCCGGCGTGGACCAGGTCAGCCAGCAGGCCCTGGCCGACACCATCCGCCAGCTCGCCACCCGCGGCGTCCCGATGATCATCGTGACCCACGAGGTCGGCCCCCTCGCCGACGTCCTCACCCGCGCCGTCGTCGTCTCCGACGGGCGGATCACCTACGACGGGCCGCCACCCACGGTCCTGCCGCACGCGGCGCACTCCGCGGACCACCACCACCTGCCCGACCCGCACGCCGAGGACGCCAGACGTCCCTCGCCGTGGATCGAGCACCCCCTCGGCGGTGCGTGA
- a CDS encoding metal ABC transporter substrate-binding protein produces the protein MMRSRPLAAAGTALLALAGLLALSACSGDAAAHSPRADGRLHVTASFYPLQFITQRIGGDAVRVSSLTRPGAEPHDLELTPRDVAHLQDSDLVVYLSGFQPAVDDGIAAAGPPATFDAAPSADLNLTFTPIEDGAKKQNEAGSTDPHFWLDPVRLSAVATALEASMARLRPDDAPAFARNLTALRAELAALDADYRRGLSACANPDLVTSHNAFGYLAQRYDLRQVPITGLSPEAEPQPRELADVVDFVEANHVRTIYYETLVSPAVAETVARETGAAAAVLDPIEGLTAESAGTTYFEVMRANLANLRHGQPCR, from the coding sequence ATGATGAGGAGTCGGCCCCTAGCCGCCGCGGGCACTGCCCTGCTGGCGCTGGCCGGCCTGCTCGCCCTGAGCGCCTGCAGCGGCGACGCCGCTGCGCACTCCCCCCGTGCCGACGGGCGGCTGCACGTGACGGCCAGCTTCTACCCGCTGCAGTTCATCACCCAGCGGATCGGCGGGGACGCCGTCCGGGTCTCGTCGCTGACCCGGCCAGGCGCCGAACCGCACGACCTCGAGCTCACCCCCCGCGACGTCGCGCACCTGCAGGACTCCGACCTCGTGGTCTACCTCAGCGGGTTTCAGCCGGCCGTCGACGACGGCATCGCGGCCGCCGGCCCCCCGGCCACGTTCGACGCGGCACCGTCCGCCGACCTCAACCTCACGTTCACGCCCATCGAGGACGGAGCCAAGAAGCAGAACGAGGCCGGCAGCACCGACCCGCACTTCTGGCTCGACCCCGTGCGGCTCTCCGCCGTCGCCACCGCGCTGGAGGCCTCGATGGCCCGGTTGCGACCGGACGACGCCCCCGCCTTCGCGCGCAACCTGACGGCGCTGCGGGCCGAGCTGGCCGCGCTGGACGCCGACTACCGCCGTGGCCTGTCCGCCTGTGCGAACCCGGACCTGGTGACCAGCCACAACGCCTTCGGCTACCTCGCCCAGCGCTACGACCTGCGACAGGTGCCCATCACCGGCCTGAGCCCCGAGGCGGAGCCGCAGCCGCGAGAGCTCGCCGACGTCGTCGACTTCGTGGAGGCGAACCACGTGCGGACCATCTACTACGAGACCCTGGTCAGCCCGGCCGTGGCCGAGACCGTCGCCCGCGAGACCGGCGCGGCCGCCGCCGTCCTGGACCCCATCGAGGGCCTCACCGCCGAATCGGCCGGCACGACCTACTTCGAGGTCATGCGCGCCAACCTGGCCAACCTGCGCCACGGGCAGCCCTGCCGATGA
- a CDS encoding DUF6703 family protein, producing the protein MPSSTPAPSPAPSPAPSSLRLAVARASHPVLSRISRLPRPVPFLVLLGLLLVGLFRGGVVGGICTGVVALFVAWLLYLSWPRLTTSERLGRLAVLLLAVALSAVQFFPRS; encoded by the coding sequence GTGCCCTCATCGACACCAGCCCCCAGCCCCGCACCGTCCCCCGCGCCGTCCTCGTTGCGGCTCGCCGTGGCGCGAGCCAGCCACCCGGTGCTGTCCCGGATCTCGCGGCTGCCGCGTCCGGTCCCGTTCCTGGTGCTACTCGGCCTGCTGCTGGTCGGGCTCTTCCGCGGTGGTGTGGTCGGCGGGATCTGCACGGGCGTGGTGGCGCTGTTCGTGGCGTGGCTGCTCTACCTGAGCTGGCCGCGGCTGACCACGTCCGAGCGGCTCGGTCGTCTGGCTGTGCTGCTGCTCGCGGTGGCGCTGTCCGCGGTGCAGTTCTTCCCGAGGAGCTGA
- a CDS encoding antibiotic biosynthesis monooxygenase family protein, protein MPLVVVTRYRVPPGDEPTFRGRAREALDALRAQPGCRRGHVGRSIDDPQRWLLQTEWDTTGAYRRALSSYDVKLRAVPVMYHAIDEPTAYESLVEADENGLSEHASDRDPSAGTASPGRHGDR, encoded by the coding sequence GTGCCGCTCGTGGTGGTCACCCGATACCGAGTCCCGCCCGGCGACGAGCCGACGTTCCGCGGCCGGGCCCGCGAGGCGCTGGATGCGTTGCGCGCCCAGCCGGGCTGTCGGCGTGGCCACGTCGGCCGCTCCATCGACGACCCGCAGCGGTGGTTGCTGCAGACGGAGTGGGACACGACCGGTGCCTACCGCCGTGCGCTGTCGTCGTACGACGTCAAGCTCCGTGCCGTGCCGGTGATGTACCACGCCATCGACGAGCCGACCGCGTACGAGTCGCTCGTGGAGGCCGACGAGAACGGGCTCAGCGAGCACGCGAGCGACCGTGATCCGAGCGCCGGAACCGCTTCGCCCGGGCGGCACGGCGACCGGTAG
- a CDS encoding glycine--tRNA ligase, giving the protein MAAKPESRIDAVVSLAKRRGLVYPCGEIYGGTKSAWDYGPLGVELKENIKRQWWRSMVTSRDDVVGLDSSVILPTQTWVASGHVETFTDPLTECQSCHRRFRADHLQEAVADKKGLDNPDDVDLADVACPNCGTRGAWTPPRAFNGLLKTYLGAVDDESGLHYLRPETAQGIFLNFLNVMTSARKKPPFGIAQTGKSFRNEITPGNFIFRTREFEQMEMEFFVEPGTDAEWHQTWIDTRTQWYVDLGIDPENLRHYEHPTEKLSHYSTRTVDIEYRFHFQGSEWGELEGIANRTDFDLTTHSKHSGVDLSYFDQGKNERWTPYVIEPAAGIGRSMMAFLLDAYSEDEAPNAKGGVDKRVVLRLDPRLSPVKAAVLPLSRHADLSPKARDLATALRRNWNIEFDDAGAIGRRYRRQDEIGTPFCLTVDFDTLDDQAVTVRERDSMGQERIALDQVEGYLAARLVGC; this is encoded by the coding sequence GTGGCCGCCAAGCCCGAGTCCCGCATCGATGCCGTCGTCAGCCTCGCCAAGCGGCGCGGCCTGGTGTACCCGTGCGGTGAGATCTACGGCGGTACCAAGTCGGCGTGGGACTACGGTCCGCTGGGCGTCGAGCTGAAGGAGAACATCAAGCGCCAGTGGTGGCGCTCGATGGTGACCAGCCGGGACGACGTCGTCGGCCTGGACTCCTCGGTCATCCTGCCCACCCAGACCTGGGTGGCCAGCGGGCACGTCGAGACGTTCACCGACCCGCTGACCGAGTGCCAGTCCTGCCACCGCCGTTTCCGCGCGGACCACCTTCAGGAGGCCGTGGCCGACAAGAAGGGCCTGGACAACCCGGACGACGTCGACCTCGCCGACGTGGCCTGCCCGAACTGCGGCACCCGGGGGGCGTGGACGCCGCCGCGCGCCTTCAACGGCCTGTTGAAGACCTACCTCGGCGCCGTGGACGACGAGTCCGGGCTGCACTACCTGCGGCCCGAGACCGCGCAGGGCATCTTCCTGAACTTCCTCAACGTGATGACCTCGGCGCGCAAGAAGCCTCCGTTCGGCATCGCGCAGACGGGCAAGAGCTTCCGCAACGAGATCACGCCGGGCAACTTCATCTTCCGCACCCGCGAGTTCGAGCAGATGGAGATGGAGTTCTTCGTCGAGCCCGGCACCGACGCCGAGTGGCACCAGACCTGGATCGACACCCGCACCCAGTGGTACGTCGACCTGGGTATCGACCCGGAGAACCTGCGCCACTACGAGCACCCGACCGAGAAGCTCTCGCACTACTCGACCCGCACGGTCGACATCGAGTACCGCTTCCACTTCCAGGGCTCGGAGTGGGGCGAGCTCGAGGGCATCGCCAACCGCACCGACTTCGACCTCACCACGCACAGCAAGCACTCCGGCGTCGACCTGTCGTACTTCGACCAGGGCAAGAACGAGCGCTGGACGCCCTACGTGATCGAGCCGGCAGCGGGCATCGGCCGCTCGATGATGGCCTTCCTGCTGGACGCCTACTCCGAGGACGAGGCACCCAACGCCAAGGGTGGCGTCGACAAGCGCGTCGTGCTCCGGCTGGACCCCAGGCTGTCCCCGGTGAAGGCCGCGGTGCTGCCGTTGTCCCGGCACGCCGACCTCTCGCCGAAGGCCCGCGACCTGGCAACGGCGTTGCGGCGCAACTGGAACATCGAGTTCGACGACGCGGGGGCCATCGGTCGCCGCTACCGCCGTCAGGACGAGATCGGCACGCCGTTCTGCCTCACGGTGGACTTCGACACGCTCGACGACCAGGCAGTGACGGTGCGCGAGCGGGACTCGATGGGGCAGGAGCGGATTGCGCTCGACCAGGTCGAGGGCTACCTCGCCGCGCGCCTCGTCGGCTGCTGA
- a CDS encoding LysR family transcriptional regulator yields the protein MSTLSRDFTIDLRRLRVLRMLEQRGTVSAAAAALHLTPSAVSQQIAGLARETGVQLLEKRGRGVRLTSRARLLLEHAAVIEQQLQAARADLATWDAGQAGQVSIASLSTGISAIVAPALKSLCDSHPGLSLTVGESEPPELFTMLDLGDVDVAVTVHHRPSPPSTDSRYYRIDLLVDPLDAVLPAGHPLADPAGVRLIDLAGERWVAGYPGGSCAQLTDAVCTNAGFTADVRHHVGDWVALGALVAAGAGVALVPRLAQPLPVEGLAVVPVLGSPASRHFYAAVRAGSQDDPAIALVLERLRAAADDWTAGACRS from the coding sequence ATGTCAACGTTGAGCCGGGACTTCACGATCGACCTGCGACGTCTCCGCGTCCTGCGCATGCTGGAGCAGCGGGGCACCGTCTCGGCGGCGGCCGCCGCCCTGCACCTGACCCCGTCCGCCGTCTCCCAGCAGATCGCCGGGCTGGCCCGCGAGACGGGCGTCCAGTTGCTCGAGAAGCGCGGTCGCGGCGTCCGGCTGACCAGCCGCGCCCGGCTGCTGCTGGAGCACGCCGCGGTGATCGAGCAGCAGCTGCAGGCCGCCCGCGCCGACCTCGCCACCTGGGACGCGGGGCAGGCCGGCCAGGTGAGCATCGCGTCGCTGTCGACGGGCATCAGCGCGATCGTGGCCCCAGCGCTGAAGTCCTTGTGCGACAGCCATCCTGGGCTCTCGCTGACCGTCGGCGAGTCGGAGCCGCCCGAGCTGTTCACGATGCTCGACCTCGGTGACGTCGACGTCGCCGTGACCGTCCACCACCGGCCGAGCCCGCCGTCGACCGACTCCCGCTACTACCGGATCGACCTGCTGGTCGACCCGCTCGACGCGGTGCTCCCCGCCGGCCACCCGCTCGCCGACCCCGCCGGCGTCCGGCTGATCGACCTGGCCGGCGAGCGGTGGGTCGCGGGCTACCCGGGTGGGTCCTGCGCGCAGCTGACCGACGCCGTCTGCACGAACGCGGGCTTCACCGCCGACGTCCGGCACCACGTCGGGGACTGGGTCGCCCTGGGCGCGCTGGTCGCGGCCGGCGCCGGCGTGGCGCTGGTGCCGCGACTCGCGCAGCCGCTGCCGGTCGAGGGGCTGGCCGTCGTCCCCGTGCTCGGGTCACCGGCGTCACGGCACTTCTACGCCGCCGTCCGGGCCGGTTCGCAGGACGACCCGGCCATCGCGCTCGTCCTCGAGCGCCTGCGCGCGGCCGCCGACGACTGGACGGCGGGCGCCTGCCGCAGCTAG
- a CDS encoding DMT family transporter, with protein MSRRAVLLFAGLSIAWGIPYLLIKIAVEELSPLTLVFARTALAAVLLLPVAIARGWVRPVLARWPKLLVFTAVEITVPWLLLSRAEQHLSSSLTALLVAAVPLVGVGVAMVTGRREQLGRLGGLGLLVGIAGVGLLVGVDVSGSQWSAVAEMGVVVVGYAFGAALLARWFSDVPGPGVVALSLTAAALGYLPFAVPGLPSTMPSGRVVLAVVLLALVSTAAAFLLLVALVGEIGPVRATTITYVNPAVAVVAGALVLGEQVTVWTLGGFALVIAGSVLVNRRQPAQEVLDESAPCPAPVTAAT; from the coding sequence ATGAGTCGTCGTGCGGTGCTCCTGTTCGCTGGTCTGTCGATCGCCTGGGGCATCCCGTACCTGCTGATCAAGATCGCGGTCGAGGAGCTCAGCCCCCTCACGCTCGTCTTCGCCCGGACGGCGCTCGCCGCCGTCCTGCTGCTACCCGTCGCCATCGCCCGGGGCTGGGTGCGGCCGGTGCTGGCCCGCTGGCCCAAGCTGCTCGTGTTCACGGCGGTCGAGATCACCGTGCCCTGGCTGCTGCTGTCCCGCGCCGAGCAGCACCTGTCCAGCTCGCTGACCGCGCTGCTGGTTGCCGCCGTGCCGCTGGTCGGGGTCGGGGTCGCCATGGTCACCGGTCGGCGCGAGCAGCTGGGCCGGCTGGGCGGGCTCGGCCTGCTCGTGGGCATCGCCGGCGTCGGGCTGCTGGTGGGGGTGGACGTGAGCGGTAGCCAGTGGTCCGCGGTGGCCGAGATGGGTGTCGTCGTCGTGGGGTACGCGTTCGGCGCCGCACTCCTGGCGCGCTGGTTCTCCGACGTCCCCGGCCCCGGCGTGGTCGCCCTCTCGCTGACCGCCGCCGCGCTGGGCTACCTGCCGTTCGCCGTTCCCGGCCTGCCCTCCACGATGCCGTCGGGCCGGGTCGTCCTGGCCGTCGTCCTGCTGGCCCTGGTGTCCACGGCCGCGGCGTTCCTGCTGCTGGTGGCCCTGGTCGGCGAGATCGGTCCGGTGCGCGCCACGACCATCACCTACGTCAACCCGGCAGTGGCGGTCGTGGCCGGTGCCCTCGTGCTCGGCGAGCAGGTCACGGTATGGACGCTCGGCGGGTTCGCCCTGGTGATCGCCGGGTCGGTGCTGGTGAACCGTCGCCAGCCCGCGCAGGAGGTCCTCGACGAGAGCGCACCCTGCCCCGCACCCGTCACCGCAGCCACCTGA
- a CDS encoding ABC transporter ATP-binding protein, protein MSENATTDVEATAFEATAPSSPSGAPALRLRDLRKHYGDVRAVDGIDLTVERGEIVAFLGPNGAGKTTTIDMLLGLARPTSGTVHVLGRDPEEAVARGEIAAVMQSGGLLKDVTVRETVQMLAALFRSARPVDEVLDRAGIADIGDRMVGKCSGGQQQRLRFALALLPDPKLLLLDEPTTGMDVEGRRDFWAAIRTDAAQGRTVLFATHYLDEADAYADRIVLVSKGRLVADGSAAEIKNLASGRVVTATLPTTSEVELARFPGVERAERRGSRVFLRGKDSDAIARHLLTATDARDLEITSTGLEDAFIALTGDHTSTENGSER, encoded by the coding sequence ATGAGCGAGAACGCCACCACCGACGTCGAAGCAACCGCCTTCGAAGCCACCGCCCCCTCGTCACCGAGCGGGGCGCCGGCCCTGCGGCTGCGCGACCTGCGCAAGCACTACGGCGACGTCCGAGCCGTCGACGGCATCGACCTGACCGTCGAGCGCGGCGAGATCGTCGCCTTCCTCGGGCCCAACGGTGCCGGCAAGACCACGACGATCGACATGCTGCTGGGACTGGCCCGCCCCACCAGCGGCACCGTGCACGTCCTGGGTCGCGACCCGGAGGAGGCCGTCGCCCGCGGTGAGATCGCCGCGGTCATGCAGTCCGGCGGCCTGCTCAAGGACGTGACGGTCCGCGAGACCGTGCAGATGCTCGCGGCCCTGTTCCGCTCCGCGCGACCGGTCGACGAGGTGCTCGACCGCGCCGGGATCGCGGACATCGGCGACCGGATGGTCGGCAAGTGCAGCGGCGGCCAGCAGCAGCGGCTGCGTTTCGCGCTGGCCCTGCTGCCGGACCCCAAGCTGCTGCTGCTGGACGAGCCGACCACCGGGATGGACGTCGAGGGTCGGCGGGACTTCTGGGCGGCGATCCGCACGGACGCCGCCCAGGGCCGGACGGTGCTGTTCGCCACCCACTACCTGGACGAGGCAGACGCCTACGCGGACCGGATCGTCCTGGTCAGCAAGGGGCGCCTCGTCGCCGACGGCAGCGCGGCCGAGATCAAGAACCTGGCATCGGGTCGGGTGGTCACCGCGACCCTGCCCACGACCTCCGAGGTGGAGCTCGCGCGGTTCCCGGGGGTCGAGCGCGCTGAGCGACGGGGGAGCCGGGTCTTCCTGCGCGGCAAGGACTCCGACGCCATCGCCCGGCACCTGCTGACCGCGACCGACGCCCGCGACCTCGAGATCACCTCGACCGGTCTCGAGGACGCCTTCATCGCCCTCACCGGCGACCACACGAGCACCGAGAACGGGAGCGAGCGATGA
- a CDS encoding ABC transporter permease, which yields MSTVSATSTLADERTPRVGYSLTFLRLELRRLVRNRRTVIFTLLMPAVFFLAFGTSKSYRTESAGTGNVTAYVMVSMAVYGAMIATTSGGASVSIERAVGWSRQLRLTPLRPIAYIAMKMTCAMLLGLAAVVVVFAVGWLEHAQMPASAWVECGLIAWVGSLVFAAFGLFMGYLLPSENVMQILGPGLALLAFAGGLFIPLDDGSTFATFSAFTPMNGLAKLCRAPLTGDWQLSALVNVVVWGVIFAAGAAWRFRRDTARV from the coding sequence ATGAGCACGGTCAGCGCCACCAGCACCCTGGCGGACGAGCGGACGCCGCGGGTCGGCTACAGCCTGACGTTCCTGCGGCTCGAGCTGCGCCGGCTGGTCCGCAACCGCCGGACCGTCATCTTCACCCTGCTGATGCCTGCAGTGTTCTTCCTGGCCTTCGGCACCAGCAAGAGCTACCGCACCGAGTCGGCCGGCACCGGCAACGTCACCGCCTACGTGATGGTCAGCATGGCGGTCTACGGCGCCATGATCGCGACCACCAGCGGGGGCGCCAGCGTGTCCATCGAGCGGGCCGTCGGCTGGAGCCGGCAACTGCGGCTCACCCCGCTGCGCCCGATCGCCTACATCGCGATGAAGATGACCTGCGCCATGCTGCTCGGCCTGGCCGCCGTCGTGGTCGTCTTCGCGGTCGGCTGGCTGGAGCACGCGCAGATGCCGGCCAGCGCCTGGGTCGAGTGCGGGCTCATCGCCTGGGTCGGATCGCTCGTCTTCGCGGCCTTCGGCCTGTTCATGGGGTACCTGCTGCCCAGCGAGAACGTCATGCAGATCCTCGGACCCGGGCTGGCGCTGCTGGCCTTCGCCGGCGGGCTCTTCATCCCGCTGGACGACGGCTCGACCTTCGCCACCTTCTCGGCGTTCACCCCGATGAACGGCCTGGCCAAGCTGTGCCGGGCGCCGCTGACCGGGGACTGGCAGCTGAGCGCCCTGGTCAACGTCGTGGTCTGGGGCGTGATCTTCGCGGCCGGCGCCGCGTGGCGCTTCCGCCGGGACACGGCCCGGGTGTGA